The Rubidibacter lacunae KORDI 51-2 genomic interval AGCATCAGCGTCGGGAGGATGTCACTCCGACTTTTGAAGTTGTTCCCTCCATCGAACTCATGCCAATTTCACAATTCCCACGACAGATTGGGCAAACAATCCCCAGGTTTACAAGGATCCCGATCTGCCCTCTGTCGTAACACTTTTTGTCGTAGCACTTGATAAAGTTGGCATCACGTCAATTGAGGTCGCTATTGACCGACTGGCAAGACAAGAGGCAGCCAATGGTGCCGGAGTCCCGCACGTTCGAGACATTTACTGGTCTAGTGCCTTAGAAAACTCCGCGATCGCCCGATCCAACCCAACGGAATGAGACGCCTTGAAGAGCACGCGATCGCCCGGTTGCACCACGCGCAACAACCGCTCCACTAACTTTGCACGCTCGCCAAAACATTCACTGGGAACGCCGCGCGCGTTGACAGCGATCTGCTCAGCCACCGGCTCGTCTGCCAGCACGAACAGTAAATCGATGCCCGTTGCCGCAACCGCCTCGCCCACTTGTGCGTGCAAGGCCGCCGCGCGATCGCCCAATTCTTTCATCGTCCCGAGTACGGCAAGGCGCCGTTTACCCGGTGTCTCCGCTAAGAGCTGTAGCGACGCGATCGTCGCTTCGGGACCGGCATTATACGATTCATCTAGCACCAGCACGTCGCCTGCCAACTCCAAACGGCGCGATCGGCCGTCCGGCAACTCCACCGTCAGCCCGGCCTGCAGTGGTGCCCAGTCGATGTCCAGCACCTTCGCAACCGCCAAAGCGGACAGGTAATTCCGCGCATTGTGATGTCCCGGCAGCGGCAGCGGCAGCGACATCCCGTCTACTCGCAACACGTCGGGCGCGATGTACTCGCCGCGTAAGTCTCCTGCCTCCAACCCGAACGTGAGCGTCTCGCCCTGCCACACCTCGTCCGCCGTTGCCAGCAAGCGGCGGTCGTCGGCATTAAGCACGGCTAGACCCGTCGGCGGCATTTCGGCCAGCAACTCGCACTTCGCTTGGGCGATCGCTTCTCTCGACCCGAGCCGACCGATATGGGCCGTTCCGACATTGGTAATCACGCCAATGGTCGGTTGCGCGATTTGAGCGAGCAGCGCGATCTCCCCCCTCGCGCGCATGGCCATTTCCACAACCGCGAAGCGATGGGTAGTGTCGATTTTCAACAAAGTTTTCGGAACGCCGATTTCGTTATTGAAGTTTGCCTGGGTCTTCAACACCGGACCGCGCGTTCCCAATACCGCGGCAATTAGTTCCTTCGTCGTCGTTTTCCCAACCGAACCCGTGACCCCGATGACGGGAATCGCCATCTGCTGCCGCCACCACTGCGCGATCGCTTGGTACGCTGCCAAGGTGTCCGACACCTGCAGCTGCAACAAGTCCGCCGGCACGCCTGCAACCGATCGCGCCACGACTGCCGCGATCGCACCGCGGGCCGCTGCCCGGCCCACAAAGTCGTGCCCGTCAAAGCGATCGCCCGATAGCGCGACGAATACGCTGCCCGGACCGAGCGCACGCGTATCAGTGGAGATATCGGTCACAGGAATCTCCTGGCGGGCACGTAGCATATCTGACGGCATCGCACCAATAATTTTACTGAGGCGTGCGAGATCGATTTTTGGAGTCACAAGCGCAACGTTTGAAGCCAAAACATAAGCCTGATATTCGAGTCTATCCTCACCGCTTGAGGATCTAGATCACATCGAAACTTAACCAACTTTGACTAAATTAAGCTCAGGTAGGTGTTCGTTTTTGCGCTGTTGTCGCCGAAGCGGCTGTTTCTAGCGTCGCATTTTGCACCGCGCGTTTTTTTTTCTGCTCGCACGGCTCTGAATTTCGTGCGTGGGGCGCAGGGTGCCGCCGGCCGCGCTCTCGATACGTCCGGGAGTAACCAACCACAGGAGCACGACTTGTAGTGATTGCCCTCAACGAGAGCCACGTTCGCCAGCTTGCTCAAGCCCAAGAGACGCTCTACCAACATTTGCTCGAATGCGTTATGGCCGAGCCGCCCGAGCAGGCGATCGAGCGCTACCGGAAGCTGTTCTTGGGAGTCGACTACCCCGAACCGGCCGTGCGGGATGCCCTGGAGATTGCGATCGGCTCCCATGAGGCTCGCGTTGAGTTTGGCTCGCTGCTCAATCGTTGTTGGTACATTGCGATCAACCAGTGGCAGCTTCAGCCGCAGCTGCGCGATAACGTTCCACTTCTAGTCGACTTACTCGAACACGTGCGGCCGCCGCGAGCCATTCAGTCTAGAGCGACGCGGCGCTTGCGACAGTTGTTACTCGACTTTCGCAACACCGAGCAATACCAGAAGTTGCAGCGCTTGGCTCGTCTCAATGACGACGCACGCGGGACTGTTGGCAATTTGCTCGTGCGCTATCCATACCTCTACGATAACTGCCTGCTTAGCGAGGATAGCAACCGCGAACACAAAGAGACCATTCGCAGGATGCGCTCCCAAGTCCAACGTCGATATGAGTTGAATTTATCGCAGTACGTTGTCCGTCAGGTACGTCTGACCCAGCGAGCTCGCCGCCCCCCGCTCGAAGACCAGCCACGATCCGAACCCCTAACCGTTCCGCTCAATCCAACGCTCCTGAGCGATCGCGCCTTGAGCCGTGCACTGCGGCATTTTGTCGGTAATATCGAGGGTAACTATACGTATCGCGATCTCGCCCTCAGTTTCATCACCCACAGTTCTCAGGCACCGTCCTACCGAGAATTTAAGCGAGATCTGTACGAGTATCTGACCGCCTCAGTCGATCCCGCCTACGGACAGCGCATGTTCAATGCGCGCTTGGCGTCAAAGTTAGAGGCAACACTACCCCACTGCGATCTCCAGCGCCCGAACGAGTTTCTCA includes:
- a CDS encoding UDP-N-acetylmuramoyl-tripeptide--D-alanyl-D-alanine ligase, which gives rise to MTPKIDLARLSKIIGAMPSDMLRARQEIPVTDISTDTRALGPGSVFVALSGDRFDGHDFVGRAAARGAIAAVVARSVAGVPADLLQLQVSDTLAAYQAIAQWWRQQMAIPVIGVTGSVGKTTTKELIAAVLGTRGPVLKTQANFNNEIGVPKTLLKIDTTHRFAVVEMAMRARGEIALLAQIAQPTIGVITNVGTAHIGRLGSREAIAQAKCELLAEMPPTGLAVLNADDRRLLATADEVWQGETLTFGLEAGDLRGEYIAPDVLRVDGMSLPLPLPGHHNARNYLSALAVAKVLDIDWAPLQAGLTVELPDGRSRRLELAGDVLVLDESYNAGPEATIASLQLLAETPGKRRLAVLGTMKELGDRAAALHAQVGEAVAATGIDLLFVLADEPVAEQIAVNARGVPSECFGERAKLVERLLRVVQPGDRVLFKASHSVGLDRAIAEFSKALDQ